A region from the Medicago truncatula cultivar Jemalong A17 chromosome 6, MtrunA17r5.0-ANR, whole genome shotgun sequence genome encodes:
- the LOC11427936 gene encoding methyl-CpG-binding domain-containing protein 11, with protein MASSVEKEGSAAVRDAGASEEPVWLDLPAPSGWTKKYFFPKSGTPTKYEVVFTAPSGEKIHTRRHMEEYLKKNGGPNVSEFDWGNGETPRRSARIIEKAKAAPLVEHESEPPKKRGKKSASNLKASKGKIDDKAAEGSEVVQTNDEERIRKPAKETKKRWWNKEWKIDQSSE; from the exons ATGGCGAGCTCAGTGGAGAAGGAAGGTTCTGCTGCTGTCAGAGATGCAGGTGCATCGGAGGAGCCTGTTTGGTTGGATCTACCTGCACCATCTGGTTGGACCAAAAAG TACTTCTTTCCAAAGTCTGGAACACCGACAAAGTATGAGGTTGTCTTTACTGCACCATCAGGAGAGAAAATCCATACAAGGAGGCATATGGAGGAGTATCTGAAGAAAAATGGTGGACCGAATGTCTCAGAATTTGATTGGGGCAATGGCGAGACTCCAAGAAGATCGGCAAGGATCATCGAGAAGGCCAAGGCAGCTCCTCTAGTGGAGCATGAAAGTGAACCCCCTAAGAAACGGGGCAAAAAGTCAGCATCAAATTTAAAAGCATCAAAAGGAAAGATTGATGACAAAGCAGCTGAGGGGTCTGAAGTTGTCCAGACTAATGATGAAGAAAGGATTCGAAAACCGGCAAAGGAGACgaagaaaagatggtggaataAAGAGTGGAAGATTGATCAAAGCTCCGAATAG
- the LOC120576089 gene encoding putative uncharacterized protein DDB_G0287113: protein MAGTRSNVRTRSSGRKLDVAWQHATSVSRSLMPKTSDMPLRNQQMLSRKSTRLSAQPSALTQDLRSDQVITKKEFDEFKKDFQDFMKYMKKVGDYQKNMGWSLAGIDKESFPQFPNHILETTQEKENATTSKAKAKTSKGKEKKGYSEKKKATAGKKKKKAEKDVEPPMEETWEEHEEEGAEGEKVLEEQAEHQNEGSLAEEEQVEVEDQVEEYSLNIQDAEEEDRSEEENVMKEDNVAEEVTDKQPSKKKKQQIQERESVEVQVEELQHSSEEQVVPHDTSENNSIRKVMNVYERKKWSSWSTMDKAIKDGTNQEIRPKRKQDEKAGVEKPMLEPVKKKIRTNSKFKFTKK, encoded by the exons ATGGCTGGTACTAGGAGTAATGTTCGAACTAGGAGTAGTGGTCGGAAACTTGATGTAGCATGGCAACATGCCACTTCT GTTAGTAGATCTTTGATGCCCAAAACTTCTGATATGCCTCTTAGAAATCAGCAGATGCTTTCCAGGAAATCCACTCGCCTATCGGCTCAACCATCTGCTTTAACACAAGATCTACGATCAGATCAAGTCATCACCAAGAAGGAGTTTGATGAATTTAAGAAAGATTTCCAGGATTTTATGAAGTACATGAAAAAAGTTGGAGATTACCAAAAGAATATGGGATGGAGTTTAGCTGGTATTGACAAGGAGTCCTTCCCACAATTTCCAAATCACATTTTGGAAACTACTCAAGAAAAAGAGAATGCTACAACATCCAAAGCCAAAGCTAAAACATCCAAGGGAAAGGAGAAAAAGGGTTATTCTGAGAAGAAGAAAGCCACTGctggaaagaagaagaagaaagccGAAAAGGATGTGGAGCCACCAATGGAAGAAACATGGGAAGAGCATGAGGAAGAGGGGGCGGAAGGAGAGAAAGTGTTAGAAGAGCAGGCTGAACACCAGAATGAAGGATCTCTAGCTGAAGAAGAACAAGTTGAAGTTGAGGATCAAGTAGAAGAATATTCTCTAAATATTCAAGATGCTGAAGAAGAGGATCggtcagaagaagaaaatgttatGAAGGAGGACAATGTAGCTGAGGAGGTCACTGATAAGCAACCATCGAAAAAGAAGAAGCAACAAATCCAAGAGCGAGAATCTGTAGAAGTTCAAGTTGAGGAGCTGCAACATTCAAGTGAAGAGCAAGTAGTCCCACATGATACTTCTGAAAATAATTCTATAAGGAAAGTGATGAATGTCTATGAGCGAAAAAAGTGGTCAAGCTGGAGTACTATGGACAAGGCCATTAAAGATGGCACTAATCAAGAAATAAGACCAAAAAGGAAGCAAGATGAAAAAGCTGGGGTTGAGAAGCCAATGCTTGAACCTGTGAAAAAGAAGATTAGAACTAATTCTAAGTTCAAATTCACTAAGAAATGA
- the LOC25496580 gene encoding methyl-CpG-binding domain-containing protein 11 produces the protein MASSVEKEGSAAVRDAGASEERVWLDLPAPSGWTKKYFFPKSGTPTKYEVVFTAPSGEKIHTRRHMEEYLKRNGGPKVSEFDWGNGETPRRSARIIEKAKAAPLVEHESEPPKKRGKKSASDLKASKGKIDDKASKSKSV, from the exons ATGGCGAGTTCAGTGGAGAAGGAAGGTTCTGCTGCTGTCAGAGATGCAGGTGCATCGGAGGAGCGTGTTTGGTTGGATCTACCTGCACCATCTGGTTGGACCAAAAAG TACTTCTTTCCAAAGTCTGGAACACCGACAAAGTATGAGGTTGTCTTTACTGCACCATCAGGAGAGAAAATCCATACAAGGAGGCATATGGAGGAGTATCTGAAGAGAAATGGTGGACCGAAGGTCTCAGAATTTGATTGGGGCAATGGCGAGACTCCAAGAAGATCGGCAAGGATCATCGAGAAGGCCAAGGCAGCTCCTCTAGTGGAGCATGAAAGTGAACCCCCTAAGAAACGGGGCAAAAAGTCAGCATCAGATTTAAAAGCATCTAAAGGGAAGATTGATGACAaagcatcaaaatcaaaaagcgtttaa